The following coding sequences lie in one Flavobacterium sp. 20NA77.7 genomic window:
- a CDS encoding ATP-dependent helicase translates to MQKYIDQLNEAQRAPVLQKDGPMIVIAGAGSGKTRVLTMRIAYLMSLGVDAFNILALTFTNKAAREMKNRIASIVGSNEAKNLWMGTFHSVFAKILRIEAERLGYPSNFTIYDTQDSVRLLGQIIKEMQLDKDVYKPKQILGRISQYKNSLITVRAYFNNPELQEADAMSKKPRMGEIYQNYVDRCFKSGAMDFDDLLLKTNELLNRFPDVLAKYQDRFRYILVDEYQDTNHSQYLIVKALSDRFQNICVVGDDAQSIYAFRGANINNILNFQKDYDGVQTYRLEQNYRSSKNIVEAANNVIDKNKTKLDKIVWTSNDDGPKIKVHRSVTDGEEGRFVAATIFEQKMQNQLPNNHFAILYRTNAQSRAMEDALRKRDIPYRIYGGLSFYQRKEIKDVLAYLRLVINPKDEEALVRVINYPARGIGDTTVEKLTVAANHYKRSIFEVMQHIDKIDLKLNAGTKQRLQDFVTMIQSFQVINENQDAFYLTDHVTKKTGLVQELKKDGTPEGIAKIENIEELLNGIKDFTEGQKEIDGARGSLSEFLEDVALATDLDKDTGDDDRVALMTIHLAKGLEFPHVFIVGMEEDLFPSAMSLNTRSELEEERRLFYVALTRAEHQAYLTYAQSRYRWGKLVDSEPSRFIEEIEEKYLDFLNPMDTSYRYKPMMDIDIFGEIDKSKLRLSKPIGGTPPAYISSQEPISSASIRRLKPMSSSGSNAKSSSVDSNLVIGNIVMHERFGKGEIVNLEGVGADRKAEIRFDVGGLKKLLLRFAKLNVIG, encoded by the coding sequence ATGCAAAAATACATTGATCAGTTAAATGAGGCGCAGCGCGCTCCTGTTCTGCAAAAAGACGGTCCTATGATTGTCATTGCAGGAGCAGGTTCAGGCAAAACACGTGTGCTTACCATGCGTATAGCTTATTTAATGAGTTTAGGTGTTGATGCATTTAATATTTTGGCTTTAACATTTACCAATAAAGCAGCACGAGAAATGAAAAATCGTATTGCAAGCATTGTGGGGAGTAATGAAGCTAAAAATTTATGGATGGGAACTTTTCACTCTGTTTTTGCAAAAATATTGCGTATTGAAGCAGAACGCTTAGGCTATCCTTCAAATTTTACCATATATGACACACAAGATTCAGTACGTTTATTAGGGCAAATCATAAAAGAAATGCAATTAGATAAAGATGTCTATAAGCCAAAGCAAATTCTAGGTCGCATTTCTCAATATAAAAATTCATTAATAACGGTTCGCGCTTACTTCAATAACCCTGAATTACAAGAGGCTGATGCCATGAGTAAAAAGCCGCGTATGGGCGAAATTTATCAAAATTATGTAGATCGCTGTTTTAAATCTGGGGCTATGGATTTTGATGATTTGCTTTTAAAAACTAATGAACTATTAAATCGTTTTCCAGACGTATTAGCCAAATATCAAGATCGTTTTAGATATATTTTAGTAGATGAGTACCAAGACACCAATCATTCACAGTATTTAATAGTAAAAGCGTTATCGGATCGTTTTCAAAATATATGCGTAGTAGGCGATGATGCACAAAGTATTTATGCTTTTAGAGGAGCAAACATCAATAATATCTTAAATTTTCAAAAAGATTATGATGGTGTACAAACCTATCGATTAGAACAAAATTACCGTTCAAGTAAAAATATTGTAGAAGCTGCCAATAATGTTATTGATAAAAACAAAACGAAGTTAGATAAAATAGTTTGGACTTCAAATGATGATGGACCAAAAATTAAAGTACATCGTAGTGTAACAGATGGTGAAGAAGGAAGATTTGTCGCAGCTACCATATTTGAACAAAAAATGCAAAATCAATTGCCGAACAATCATTTTGCTATTTTATATCGTACCAATGCACAATCAAGAGCCATGGAAGATGCGTTGCGAAAGAGAGATATCCCTTATCGTATTTATGGCGGTTTATCTTTTTACCAGCGTAAAGAAATCAAAGATGTCTTAGCTTATTTAAGATTAGTCATTAATCCAAAAGATGAAGAAGCTTTAGTTCGTGTCATTAATTACCCCGCCCGTGGAATTGGAGATACGACTGTCGAAAAATTAACCGTAGCAGCAAATCATTATAAGCGTTCTATTTTTGAAGTCATGCAACATATTGACAAAATAGACCTAAAATTAAACGCAGGAACGAAACAACGATTACAAGACTTTGTTACTATGATTCAAAGTTTTCAGGTAATTAATGAAAATCAAGATGCGTTTTATTTGACAGATCATGTTACTAAAAAAACAGGACTAGTTCAAGAATTAAAAAAAGACGGCACACCTGAAGGAATTGCTAAAATTGAGAATATTGAAGAGTTGCTAAATGGTATAAAAGATTTTACCGAAGGACAAAAGGAAATAGACGGCGCCAGAGGTTCTTTGTCCGAATTTTTAGAAGATGTCGCTTTAGCAACAGATTTAGACAAAGACACAGGTGATGACGATAGGGTAGCTTTAATGACGATTCACTTGGCAAAAGGGTTAGAATTTCCTCATGTGTTTATTGTAGGCATGGAAGAAGATCTTTTTCCGAGTGCAATGAGTTTAAATACAAGAAGTGAATTGGAAGAGGAGCGAAGATTGTTTTATGTAGCGCTAACCCGTGCCGAACATCAGGCCTATTTAACCTATGCACAATCAAGATACCGATGGGGTAAATTAGTAGACAGTGAGCCTTCTCGATTCATTGAGGAAATAGAGGAAAAGTATTTAGACTTCTTGAACCCTATGGATACATCATATCGTTATAAGCCGATGATGGATATTGATATTTTCGGAGAAATTGACAAATCAAAATTGCGTTTATCTAAACCTATTGGCGGTACACCACCAGCCTATATTTCAAGTCAAGAACCTATTTCTTCTGCGAGTATTAGAAGGTTGAAACCAATGAGTAGTAGTGGTTCTAATGCAAAAAGCAGTTCAGTGGATAGTAATTTAGTTATTGGAAACATTGTGATGCATGAACGTTTTGGAAAAGGTGAAATAGTGAATTTAGAAGGTGTAGGCGCTGATAGAAAAGCAGAAATTCGTTTTGATGTAGGAGGCTTGAAAAAGTTGTTATTGCGATTTGCAAAGTTAAATGTTATTGGGTAA
- a CDS encoding DUF7935 family protein encodes MSNVKNGIFSYFINILKIIVAYKHILYFAPLNLIYMALEDKILEIVTYTLPSLITGGVAFVLLQKFFYNEEQKRKFELLRENQKQALPIRLQAYERMVLFLERINPINLMMRVEPTTLDAPSYAALLIHAIQTEYDHNISQQIYITHDCWEVIMKAKNSVIAQIRTFSLEENCQTGEELRTILLTELTQTESASAVAIGFIKEELKRVF; translated from the coding sequence ATGAGCAACGTAAAAAACGGAATTTTTAGCTATTTTATTAACATCCTAAAAATTATTGTGGCTTACAAACATATTTTGTACTTTGCACCTTTAAATTTGATATATATGGCATTGGAAGATAAAATTTTAGAGATTGTAACTTATACATTACCCTCTTTAATTACTGGAGGAGTCGCTTTTGTACTATTACAAAAGTTTTTTTATAATGAAGAACAAAAACGAAAATTTGAATTGTTACGTGAAAATCAGAAACAAGCCTTACCTATTCGTTTACAAGCTTATGAACGCATGGTGTTATTTTTAGAACGTATCAACCCTATAAATTTGATGATGCGTGTAGAACCTACAACTCTTGATGCGCCAAGTTATGCTGCGTTATTGATTCACGCTATACAAACTGAATATGACCATAACATTTCTCAACAAATCTATATTACGCATGACTGTTGGGAAGTTATAATGAAAGCTAAAAACAGTGTGATAGCACAAATACGTACTTTTTCCCTAGAAGAGAATTGCCAAACAGGTGAAGAACTTCGCACAATACTACTCACAGAATTGACTCAAACAGAATCGGCAAGTGCTGTTGCTATTGGCTTTATTAAAGAAGAATTGAAACGCGTATTTTAA
- a CDS encoding M1 family metallopeptidase: MRYIFLLFSIITFSQQTKYVDFLTCTASLYPNFEEKSITGYVQFDFKVLSSIDSIKIDAKQMNFTDVQINGKEVMYLNTSKQLVLFEGFTKGKNTLQFHYKAIPKQTLYFIGDVSDYQIWTQGQGKYTSHWLPSFDDVNEKLLFNLEINDFQNIVKSSFNPVVLSNGIVKDYKTQISWSRGVQQLSYQYLMNKPMSSYLVMLTIGDFVKQVTRSKSGTPLEFYVCQSDYAKFEPTYRYSKPIFDFLEQEIGVKYPWKIYRQVPVRDFLYAGMENTTSTIFAQDFVVDSIGFNDRNYCNVNAHELAHQWFGDLVTAQSGKHHWLQEGFATYYALLAERHIFGEDYFYNELYDYATQLKRASATDTIPILSEKASALSYYKKGAWALHILREDIGPKKFQKAVKRYLKKHQFKNATTEDFLDGIHKIAPLYNVDDFRKKWLESADFDMEIAKRYLFKNEALKTLLELSKKKVDLQFYAEILQSNVYFPAKQLVFYKLESVPYAAKKDLIALGMNQGWEVRQAIAETTEIVPLENKIVFETLLLDPSYRTKELALFRLCNSFPNESGTYLKQTDKIIGLNDKSFRTTWLQLAYRSKAYNASEKDVFFNELLTYADVTNESSVRQNALEVLLRLAPNDERVIELLFKATVHHKWQFTLFARTKIRALLHDATYRQKVAQLAENASLAMQTLYLKFLKENN; the protein is encoded by the coding sequence ATGCGCTATATATTTCTTCTTTTTTCCATTATAACTTTTTCGCAACAAACAAAATATGTTGATTTTTTGACTTGTACTGCTTCTTTATATCCAAATTTTGAAGAAAAATCTATAACCGGTTATGTACAATTTGATTTCAAAGTTCTTTCTTCTATTGATTCGATAAAAATAGATGCTAAGCAAATGAATTTTACGGATGTTCAAATTAATGGCAAGGAGGTAATGTATCTAAACACGTCTAAACAGCTCGTACTTTTTGAAGGTTTTACAAAAGGAAAGAATACCCTGCAATTTCATTATAAAGCAATTCCAAAACAAACTTTATATTTTATTGGAGACGTTAGCGATTACCAAATTTGGACTCAAGGTCAAGGAAAATATACCAGTCATTGGTTGCCCAGTTTTGATGATGTAAATGAAAAATTGCTATTTAATCTTGAGATTAATGACTTTCAAAATATAGTCAAATCAAGTTTTAATCCTGTTGTTTTATCAAATGGAATCGTTAAAGATTATAAAACGCAAATTAGTTGGAGTAGAGGTGTACAACAACTCTCTTATCAATATTTAATGAATAAGCCCATGTCTTCTTATTTGGTAATGCTTACAATTGGTGATTTTGTTAAGCAAGTCACGAGAAGTAAATCGGGTACACCCTTAGAGTTTTATGTATGCCAAAGTGATTATGCAAAATTTGAACCTACATATAGATATTCCAAACCAATATTTGATTTTTTAGAACAAGAAATAGGTGTGAAGTATCCTTGGAAAATTTACCGTCAAGTACCCGTAAGAGATTTTTTGTATGCAGGAATGGAAAATACGACTTCAACGATCTTTGCACAAGATTTTGTAGTTGACAGCATTGGATTTAATGATCGAAATTATTGCAATGTAAACGCGCATGAGTTGGCACATCAATGGTTTGGAGATTTAGTTACGGCTCAATCAGGTAAACACCATTGGTTACAAGAAGGTTTTGCAACGTATTATGCCTTATTAGCGGAAAGACATATTTTTGGAGAAGATTATTTTTACAATGAATTGTATGACTATGCTACACAACTGAAAAGAGCTTCAGCAACAGATACAATTCCTATTTTAAGTGAAAAAGCGAGTGCCTTGTCTTATTATAAAAAAGGGGCTTGGGCTTTACATATATTGCGAGAAGATATTGGCCCGAAAAAATTTCAAAAGGCAGTTAAACGATACTTGAAAAAACATCAGTTTAAAAATGCTACTACTGAAGATTTTTTAGACGGGATACATAAAATTGCTCCGCTTTACAATGTAGATGATTTTCGTAAAAAATGGTTAGAAAGTGCAGATTTTGATATGGAAATAGCAAAGCGTTATTTATTCAAAAATGAAGCACTAAAAACTTTATTAGAACTGTCTAAAAAGAAAGTAGATTTACAGTTTTATGCTGAAATTCTTCAATCAAATGTTTATTTTCCGGCTAAGCAACTCGTTTTTTACAAATTAGAATCAGTGCCTTATGCTGCTAAAAAAGATTTAATAGCTTTAGGTATGAATCAAGGTTGGGAAGTACGTCAAGCTATTGCAGAAACCACTGAAATTGTGCCACTTGAAAATAAAATCGTATTTGAAACGTTATTGTTAGACCCTTCTTATCGAACAAAAGAGTTAGCTCTTTTCCGTTTGTGTAACTCATTCCCAAATGAATCGGGAACGTATTTAAAGCAAACAGATAAAATTATTGGATTAAACGATAAAAGTTTTAGAACAACTTGGTTACAATTGGCATATAGGTCTAAGGCATATAATGCATCAGAAAAGGATGTTTTTTTTAACGAATTGCTTACATATGCAGATGTTACTAATGAAAGTAGTGTGCGTCAAAATGCATTGGAAGTTTTATTGCGATTGGCTCCTAATGACGAACGTGTAATAGAATTGTTATTTAAAGCAACAGTACATCATAAATGGCAGTTTACGTTATTTGCGAGAACCAAAATTAGGGCTTTGTTACACGATGCAACTTATAGACAAAAAGTAGCACAACTTGCCGAAAATGCATCTTTAGCTATGCAAACGTTATATTTGAAATTTTTAAAAGAAAACAATTAA
- the recG gene encoding ATP-dependent DNA helicase RecG has protein sequence MNMNLLETPIEYLKGVGPQRGDLLRKELSIHKYGDLLNLYPNRYIDRTRYYKINQLTNSNSEVQIVGKIIHIKTVEQGKGKSRLVATFVDETGQMELVWFQGQKWIRESLKLNVVYVIFGKVTQFGATFNMAHPELELLETHKSSLRSAMQPVYPSTEKLTNKGINSRVISKLMQQLFLETQALFSETLPQSLIDELKLIPKNAALFNIHFPKSQDLLAKAQFRLKFEELFFIQLQLISKNLIRKHKIKGQPFEKVGTNFTNFYNNHLPFELTNAQKKVLKEIRNDLGSHAQMNRLLQGDVGSGKTIVALMCMLLAKDNGFQSCLMAPTEILATQHYNGLIELLNNENKSLNINIKLLTGSTKTSDRKLLHEELENGTLDILIGTHAVLEDKVQFQNLGLAIIDEQHRFGVEQRSKLWRKASIPPHVLVMTATPIPRTLAMSLYGDLDISVIDELPPGRKPIQTVHRYDSHRLQVWKFLKDEIAKGRQIYIVYPLIQESEKMDFKDLMDGYESISRDFPLPTYSVSMVHGKMKPADKEAEMKRFAEGKTNIMIATTVIEVGVNVPNASVMVIESAERFGLSQLHQLRGRVGRGADQSYCILMTGFKLSEDTKTRLETMVRTNDGFEIAEVDLKLRGPGDIMGTQQSGVLNLQIADLVKDRDILQVARHIAIRILKEDPSMSKPEHVKMKEVFIELTKKKNIWNYIS, from the coding sequence CTGAATATGAATTTACTAGAAACTCCTATAGAATATCTTAAAGGCGTTGGTCCTCAACGAGGTGATTTGTTACGCAAGGAACTTTCTATTCATAAATATGGGGATTTACTTAACCTTTACCCGAATCGGTATATTGACAGAACGCGATATTACAAAATAAACCAACTTACCAATAGCAATTCTGAAGTTCAAATTGTGGGTAAAATCATCCATATAAAAACTGTAGAACAAGGAAAAGGAAAATCTAGATTAGTGGCAACATTTGTGGATGAAACTGGACAAATGGAATTAGTTTGGTTTCAAGGACAAAAATGGATTAGAGAAAGCTTAAAACTGAATGTGGTATATGTTATTTTTGGAAAAGTAACCCAATTTGGCGCGACTTTCAACATGGCGCATCCCGAACTTGAACTACTTGAAACACACAAATCGAGTTTGCGAAGTGCTATGCAGCCTGTATATCCAAGTACAGAAAAATTAACAAACAAAGGAATCAACAGCAGAGTGATTTCTAAATTAATGCAACAATTATTTTTAGAAACACAAGCATTGTTCTCAGAAACTTTACCTCAAAGTTTAATTGACGAATTAAAATTAATTCCGAAAAATGCTGCCTTATTCAATATACACTTTCCTAAAAGTCAAGATTTACTTGCCAAAGCCCAATTTAGGTTAAAATTTGAAGAATTATTTTTTATTCAATTACAACTTATAAGTAAAAATTTAATTCGAAAACATAAAATAAAAGGGCAACCATTTGAAAAAGTAGGTACTAATTTTACTAACTTCTACAACAATCATTTACCGTTTGAACTTACAAATGCACAAAAAAAAGTTTTAAAAGAAATCAGAAATGATCTAGGCAGTCATGCGCAAATGAATCGATTGTTACAAGGCGATGTTGGAAGTGGTAAAACGATTGTAGCGCTAATGTGCATGCTTTTAGCAAAAGATAACGGCTTTCAAAGTTGCTTAATGGCTCCAACTGAAATTTTAGCTACCCAGCATTATAATGGGTTAATTGAACTTCTTAATAATGAAAATAAAAGTCTGAATATCAATATAAAACTACTTACTGGTTCAACAAAAACTTCAGATAGAAAACTACTGCATGAAGAATTAGAAAACGGTACATTAGATATTCTAATTGGCACACATGCCGTACTTGAAGATAAAGTACAATTTCAAAATTTAGGTTTAGCAATTATAGATGAACAACATCGATTTGGTGTGGAACAACGAAGTAAATTGTGGAGAAAAGCCTCTATTCCACCTCACGTTTTAGTAATGACCGCTACGCCCATTCCTCGAACACTCGCAATGAGTTTGTATGGCGACTTGGATATTTCAGTCATTGATGAATTACCTCCTGGCAGAAAACCCATTCAAACCGTACACCGTTATGATAGCCATCGGTTACAAGTATGGAAGTTTTTAAAAGATGAAATCGCAAAAGGCCGTCAAATTTACATTGTATATCCCTTAATTCAAGAATCGGAGAAAATGGATTTTAAAGACTTAATGGATGGTTATGAAAGTATTTCTAGAGATTTTCCGCTTCCTACTTATTCCGTTTCAATGGTACATGGTAAAATGAAACCCGCAGATAAAGAGGCAGAAATGAAGCGGTTTGCTGAAGGAAAAACTAACATTATGATTGCTACCACGGTTATTGAAGTGGGTGTAAATGTACCCAATGCAAGTGTGATGGTTATTGAAAGTGCCGAAAGATTTGGCTTATCGCAATTACATCAGTTAAGAGGGCGTGTAGGTCGTGGAGCTGATCAAAGTTATTGTATATTAATGACTGGATTTAAATTAAGTGAGGATACCAAAACCCGACTTGAAACCATGGTACGAACAAACGACGGGTTTGAAATTGCAGAAGTAGATTTAAAATTGCGTGGCCCTGGAGACATTATGGGAACGCAACAAAGCGGCGTACTTAACTTACAGATTGCCGACTTGGTAAAAGACCGAGATATACTTCAAGTCGCACGCCATATAGCTATTCGCATTTTAAAAGAAGACCCTAGTATGAGCAAACCTGAACATGTAAAAATGAAGGAAGTTTTTATTGAATTAACCAAGAAGAAAAACATTTGGAATTATATTAGTTAA
- a CDS encoding efflux RND transporter periplasmic adaptor subunit, with protein MNRKSIFISLFIIVLGSLITYRVVKNSAQNDKSGKNDKKPPMKVTGMLIKPENFTNTLALSGSIEANEQINLHSEVSGIVTTIGFKEGSLVQKGQLLVKIDDTELRAQLRQARTKQNLASENARRAKLLLEKEAISQEEFDMATADYRSMKAQTQVIQAQLAKTSIIAPFTGKIGLRTISPGTYITPTTEIASLVNSNVVKIVFSIPEKYANDLKLNTEITCSVPNSTESFTAKIYAIEPSIETNTRTLKIKAQAANSNGKLLPGTFAKVTLPIKNIQNAIRIPSESIVAVQEGKKVFIANHGKAKEIHIETLTRTDKDVIVTSGLKAGDTLLTTGIMSLKNEAEIKVKVK; from the coding sequence ATGAATCGCAAATCCATCTTCATTAGTTTATTTATAATAGTTTTAGGCAGTTTAATCACGTACCGTGTTGTTAAAAATAGCGCTCAAAACGATAAAAGTGGTAAAAACGACAAAAAACCACCTATGAAAGTTACAGGAATGCTCATTAAACCCGAAAATTTCACTAATACTTTAGCGTTATCAGGCTCGATTGAAGCTAACGAACAAATTAATTTACATAGTGAAGTGTCTGGAATTGTAACAACAATTGGATTTAAAGAAGGAAGTTTAGTGCAAAAAGGGCAACTTTTAGTAAAAATTGACGACACAGAATTGCGAGCACAATTACGACAAGCAAGAACTAAACAGAATTTAGCAAGTGAAAATGCCCGTCGTGCGAAACTATTACTAGAAAAAGAAGCCATAAGCCAAGAAGAATTTGATATGGCTACTGCTGATTATAGAAGTATGAAAGCACAAACACAAGTTATTCAGGCCCAACTGGCCAAAACTTCTATCATAGCACCTTTTACGGGAAAAATAGGCCTTCGAACTATTTCCCCTGGAACTTATATTACTCCTACTACAGAAATTGCAAGCCTTGTCAATTCAAACGTAGTGAAAATTGTATTTTCAATTCCTGAAAAATATGCTAATGATTTAAAATTAAACACCGAAATTACTTGTAGTGTACCCAATAGCACCGAATCATTCACAGCTAAAATATATGCTATAGAACCTAGTATAGAAACCAACACAAGAACGTTGAAAATAAAGGCACAAGCAGCTAACTCTAATGGAAAATTACTTCCTGGTACTTTTGCAAAAGTAACTCTGCCAATTAAAAATATTCAAAATGCAATACGAATTCCATCAGAAAGTATTGTTGCTGTACAAGAAGGAAAAAAAGTTTTCATTGCTAACCATGGTAAAGCTAAAGAAATACACATAGAAACCTTAACGCGAACCGACAAAGATGTTATTGTTACATCGGGCTTAAAAGCAGGAGATACTTTACTAACAACAGGTATCATGTCATTAAAAAATGAAGCCGAGATTAAAGTGAAAGTTAAATAA